The genome window TGCAGCAGTCGACGATCTGGAACGACGTGAAACCACTCTCCTTGGAACCACAGCAAGTGACGTCGAGGTACACATGCTGGCCTTGCTGAAAGTGCACGCCGCCCATATAGGCACCATGACGCGGATCTGCGGTGCCATCGCATGAAGTGAAGCTATAGTCGAGCTGGTTGGTGATCTGGTCTGCGTCAAAATGTACGGATAATTTCATCCAGGGGCTGACAGGCGTCATGTTTTAGGATCTCTTTTTAAGTTGATAACAAATTGCTGGTAGCGAGCATCTCGCCTGAGGTTCAATAGATCGGGAGCAGTCTCGATCAAATTGAGAGGATAGCCAAGTCTGGCAGCTTCCAGCAGCGCCGTCATGGCCGCGTCATGGTTGCCGATCAGCTCATGGGTTAGTGCAGCGCGGAATTGAACATCGGGCAAACGAGGGGCATTGGTGACTGCTTTCTCGACACTGTTCAATGCCTCCTTTTTTGCGCCCACGTAGGCTGAATACAAGGCCATACGCGAATTGAAGGTGACGTCGTCAGGAATGCGCGCCAGCAGCGGTGTGAGTAGTTCGATGGCGCGCCGATAGGACCTTTGCGATGCTTCGGCTTGTGCGGGGATCCAGCGCTGTGCGTCGGCAAGATTGGCCCATAACTGATAGGTATTCGGACTCCCCTTGCTTGAAGATACGGCGTTTTCGAATGCTTGCACGGCACCCACATAATCAGCCTTGGCAAACAATGACGTTCCCAGATTGCTATAAAGCTCCCAGTTCGGCTGGAGTTGCAAGCCTTGCTGCAATACACGCAAGGCTTCGTCATTGCGGTTTTGGCGCAAGAGAACGGCATTCAGGTAGGCATAGGCACTTGCTGATTGCGGATCGAGTTCTATGCTTTTGCGAAACGCCTGCTCAGCGCTAGCATAGTCAGCTTGACGATAATGCATTAACCCCAGCAGTGTTGAGAGCATGCGCTCCTTGGGGTAGTTGTACGCTGCATCATCGAGTAGCGTTTTGGCCATGTCAAACTTTTTGAGATTAATTAATTGGCGTGCTTTACCGACGATTGCCATCAGGTTTTGCGGATCAAGGTTCAATGCGCTGGCCGACGCTCGCAACGCTTCTTCCTGCTTGCCTTGGAATTCAAGCACCCAAGCTTGCGCCACATGGGCTAGCGCCAGCTGATTATCTAACGTCAGAGCCTGTTGTGCCCCAGCATCCGCGCGCTGCAGCCAAGTCTCGTCGCGGCCATTGCCGATGTAACGTAGGCTATACGCCAGCGACAGGCCAGCCGAAGCGGCAGCGCTGGCTGGATTGTGTTTGAGCACCGTGTTGAAGTGCGCAATGGCCTGTTCTTGACTGGTGTCGCGATCAAACACCCGCAACGCTTCCATCCCCGCCGCCATGCTGGCCATTTCCGAATACGGCGCAGGTGCTTTCTCGCCCGTGACGAACGATTTGACGGCCGGAATGATATTGGGTAGCTGCCATCCCGCCAGTACCGCCAGCAGCGCCACGCCCGCGCCCCACTGCAGGGTGCGCTTGCGGGGCAGGGGCAGGCGGATGGAGACGCTGGCGGGAGGTTCTTCCTTCGCGGGCGTCTCGTCAGCAAGGGCCGTGGCTAAGGTGACAGCTTCTCCGCGCTGCGCCCCTATCGCCTCGCGCACGTCGCGCATGGTGCGTGGCCGTTCGGCCGGGTCGTGCGCCGTCATCGCGCGCACGAGGGCGTTGATGGTGGGCGGCACGGAGTCGGGCAGGTCAGGCCACGGTTCCGTCGCCTGCATGTGGGCGGCGGCCAGGGCCAGGCCGTTCAGGTGGGCGAAGTGGCGCTGGCCAGCCAGCATTTCGTACAGCATGGCGCCCAGCGCGTAGACGTCGCCGCGCGTGTCGGGCAGGCGGCCCATCAGGCGCTCGGGCGCCATGTAGGCGATCGTGCCCTGCAAGTCGCACAGGGTGGTCGTTTGCGTGGCTTGCGGGTCGATGTGGCGCGCCAGGCCGAAGTCGAGGATGCGTACCTTGCCGCTAGCCTCGAGCATCAGGTTCGACGGTTTCAAGTCGCCGTGCACGAGGTCCATGGCGTGCGCCTCGTCCATCGCGTCGGCGATCTGGTAGGCGATGTCGAGCGCGGCTTGCAAGTCAGCCTTGCCGCTGTGCATGAATTGCCCCAGCGTCTGGCCTTCGACCAGTTCCATGACGATGGACTGGCTCGTGCCTTGGCCCTCGATGGCGAAGATGCGCACGAAGGCCGCATGCTTGAGCGAGGCGGCCAGGCGCGCTTCATTGATGAGTTTTTCGGGATGCAGCACGTCGGCTTGCGGTTTCAGCCGCTTCAGCGCCACGCTGCGGCACAGCTTGGCATCCCAGGCTTCGAATACATGGCCGAAACCGCCTTCGCCCAGCAAGCGGCGCACTTCGTAGTGCCCGCTGATAGTGTCGTCTTGCGACGGGGTCTGACGCGGGGAGTCGAGCAGTTCCATATACCTTGGCTTCAGAGTGCATCAGCGTGGACGTCAAGCATCGAGAGGGGCAATGCGATGTTTGAATGCCCAAGATGATTGATTTTGAGTAACTTCCTGATTTAAAACGATTGTTTCGAATAAGTCAATTAATATTGGCAAGGAGTGAACAAAAGTTGCTGTGTCAGCGCCGGAATGGCATTCCTTGCTGATGCATGCAATCTTGTTCAAACTCAATTTTCCTATTCCCCGCTTCCTCAATAATGCAGATGGGGTGATACCGGCATGTGTCGATCAGGCGATGGGAGCTGGCATGGATGAGTTGCTGCAGTATTACGAGCGCGAACTGGGCACCTTGCATGCGCACAATCAGGCGTTTGCCCGGCGCTATCCGGCCATCGCTGGCGCGCTGGGCATCGTGGGCGGTGACCTGGGCACCACCGACGATCCGCACCTGGCGCGCATGCTGCAGGCGTTTGCCATGTTCAATGCGCGCACGGCGAAGCGGCTGGCCGATGGCTTCGGCACCTTCAGTG of Janthinobacterium sp. PAMC25594 contains these proteins:
- a CDS encoding serine/threonine-protein kinase codes for the protein MELLDSPRQTPSQDDTISGHYEVRRLLGEGGFGHVFEAWDAKLCRSVALKRLKPQADVLHPEKLINEARLAASLKHAAFVRIFAIEGQGTSQSIVMELVEGQTLGQFMHSGKADLQAALDIAYQIADAMDEAHAMDLVHGDLKPSNLMLEASGKVRILDFGLARHIDPQATQTTTLCDLQGTIAYMAPERLMGRLPDTRGDVYALGAMLYEMLAGQRHFAHLNGLALAAAHMQATEPWPDLPDSVPPTINALVRAMTAHDPAERPRTMRDVREAIGAQRGEAVTLATALADETPAKEEPPASVSIRLPLPRKRTLQWGAGVALLAVLAGWQLPNIIPAVKSFVTGEKAPAPYSEMASMAAGMEALRVFDRDTSQEQAIAHFNTVLKHNPASAAASAGLSLAYSLRYIGNGRDETWLQRADAGAQQALTLDNQLALAHVAQAWVLEFQGKQEEALRASASALNLDPQNLMAIVGKARQLINLKKFDMAKTLLDDAAYNYPKERMLSTLLGLMHYRQADYASAEQAFRKSIELDPQSASAYAYLNAVLLRQNRNDEALRVLQQGLQLQPNWELYSNLGTSLFAKADYVGAVQAFENAVSSSKGSPNTYQLWANLADAQRWIPAQAEASQRSYRRAIELLTPLLARIPDDVTFNSRMALYSAYVGAKKEALNSVEKAVTNAPRLPDVQFRAALTHELIGNHDAAMTALLEAARLGYPLNLIETAPDLLNLRRDARYQQFVINLKRDPKT